A stretch of the Rosa rugosa chromosome 5, drRosRugo1.1, whole genome shotgun sequence genome encodes the following:
- the LOC133708106 gene encoding sucrose nonfermenting 4-like protein isoform X1, protein MFATNMDSARDVSGAQSTVLIPMRFVWPYGGRSVFLSGSFARRWSELVPMTPVEGCPTVFQAIYSVTPGIHQYKFFVDGEWRHDEHQPYANGEYGLVNTMVLATDPNFFQPNVAPEITPGTHMEEDTEAFRRLVQITDGTADAVPRMSEADLQGSRHRISVFLSTHTTYELLPESGKVVALDVDLPVKQAFHILHEQGIPMAPLWDFSRGQFVGVLSALDFILILRELGNHGSNLTEEELETHTIAAWKEGKAYLNGQIDGHGRALPRRLVHAGPYDNLKDVALKFLQNDVATVPIIHSSSEDGSFPQLLHLASLSGILKCICRYFRHCSSSLPILQAPIRALPVGTRVPEIGEPNRRPLAMLRPSASLSAALNLLVQAQVSSIPVVDDNDSLLDIYCRSDITALAKDRAYAHINLNEMTIQQALQLGQDSYSPFEQRSQRCQMCLRSDSLHKVMERLANPGVRRLVIVEAGSKRVEGIVSLSDVFKFLLG, encoded by the exons ATGTTTGCTACCAACATGGATTCGGCACGGGATGTAAGTGGAGCTCAGAGCACAGTGTTGATCCCAATGCGCTTTGTGTGGCCTTATGGTGGCAGAAGTGTGTTTCTCAGTGGTTCCTTTGCACG AAGGTGGTCCGAGCTTGTTCCTATGACGCCTGTTGAGGGTTGCCCGACTGTGTTTCAGGCTATTTATAGCGTTACGCCTGGTATCCACCAG TACAAATTCTTTGTTGATGGGGAATGGCGACACGATGAGCACCAACCCTATGCAAATGGTGAATATGGGTTAGTTAACACCATGGTCTTGGCTACAGACCCTAATTTCTTTCAACCAAATGTAGCTCCAGAGATAACTCCTGGAACTCACATGGAAGAGGACACTGAAGCCTTTCGGCGTTTG GTCCAGATTACAGATGGCACAGCTGATGCTGTACCAAGGATGTCAGAGGCTGATCTGCAGGGCTCCCGTCATCGTATTTCTGTCTTCTTGTCTACGCACACCACTTATGAACTACTTCCCGAGTCAGGCAAG GTTGTTGCCTTGGATGTTGATTTACCTGTAAAGCAAGCATTTCACATATTGCATGAGCAG GGGATCCCTATGGCACCACTTTGGGACTTCAGCAGGGGACAATTTGTTGGAGTTCTTAGTGCATtggattttattttaatattaaGAGAG CTTGGGAATCATGGGTCTAATCTGACAGAGGAAGAGCTTGAAACACATACTATAGCTGCTTGGAAAGAAGGAAAAGCATATCTGAATGGACAAATTGATGGTCATGGGAGAGCATTGCCAAGACGTCTCGTCCAT GCCGGGCCATATGATAATTTAAAAGATGTTGCTTTGAAATTTTTGCAAAATGATGTGGCTACCGTTCCAATTATCCATTCATCTTCAGAAGATGGCTCATTTCCACAGCTATTACACCTTGCTTCGCTGTCTGGTATTTTAAAAT GTATTTGCAGATATTTTAGGCATTGTTCTAGCTCATTGCCCATTCTCCAAGCACCAATACGTGCACTTCCTGTGGGTACTCGGGTTCCAGAAATTGGAGAGCCAAATCGTCGGCCATTAGCAATGTTGAGGCCAAGTGCTTCACTTAGTGCAGCTTTAAACCTATTAGTTCAAG CTCAAGTAAGTTCGATACCTGTAGTTGATGATAATGACTCTTTGCTGGATATATATTGTCGGAG TGACATTACAGCTCTGGCTAAAGATAGAGCATATGCACATATTAATCTCAATGAAATGACCATTCAGCAG GCATTGCAGTTGGGACAAGACTCGTACTCTCCTTTTGAGCAGAGAAGTCAAAGATGTCAGATGTGTTTACGCTCTGATTCGCTTCATAAAGTGATGGAGAGATTAGCCAATCCAG GTGTCAGACGACTTGTCATTGTTGAAGCTGGCAGTAAGCGGGTTGAAGGCATTGTTTCACTAAGTGACGTTTTCAAGTTCTTGCTTGGTTAG
- the LOC133708106 gene encoding sucrose nonfermenting 4-like protein isoform X2, translating into MFATNMDSARDVSGAQSTVLIPMRFVWPYGGRSVFLSGSFARWSELVPMTPVEGCPTVFQAIYSVTPGIHQYKFFVDGEWRHDEHQPYANGEYGLVNTMVLATDPNFFQPNVAPEITPGTHMEEDTEAFRRLVQITDGTADAVPRMSEADLQGSRHRISVFLSTHTTYELLPESGKVVALDVDLPVKQAFHILHEQGIPMAPLWDFSRGQFVGVLSALDFILILRELGNHGSNLTEEELETHTIAAWKEGKAYLNGQIDGHGRALPRRLVHAGPYDNLKDVALKFLQNDVATVPIIHSSSEDGSFPQLLHLASLSGILKCICRYFRHCSSSLPILQAPIRALPVGTRVPEIGEPNRRPLAMLRPSASLSAALNLLVQAQVSSIPVVDDNDSLLDIYCRSDITALAKDRAYAHINLNEMTIQQALQLGQDSYSPFEQRSQRCQMCLRSDSLHKVMERLANPGVRRLVIVEAGSKRVEGIVSLSDVFKFLLG; encoded by the exons ATGTTTGCTACCAACATGGATTCGGCACGGGATGTAAGTGGAGCTCAGAGCACAGTGTTGATCCCAATGCGCTTTGTGTGGCCTTATGGTGGCAGAAGTGTGTTTCTCAGTGGTTCCTTTGCACG GTGGTCCGAGCTTGTTCCTATGACGCCTGTTGAGGGTTGCCCGACTGTGTTTCAGGCTATTTATAGCGTTACGCCTGGTATCCACCAG TACAAATTCTTTGTTGATGGGGAATGGCGACACGATGAGCACCAACCCTATGCAAATGGTGAATATGGGTTAGTTAACACCATGGTCTTGGCTACAGACCCTAATTTCTTTCAACCAAATGTAGCTCCAGAGATAACTCCTGGAACTCACATGGAAGAGGACACTGAAGCCTTTCGGCGTTTG GTCCAGATTACAGATGGCACAGCTGATGCTGTACCAAGGATGTCAGAGGCTGATCTGCAGGGCTCCCGTCATCGTATTTCTGTCTTCTTGTCTACGCACACCACTTATGAACTACTTCCCGAGTCAGGCAAG GTTGTTGCCTTGGATGTTGATTTACCTGTAAAGCAAGCATTTCACATATTGCATGAGCAG GGGATCCCTATGGCACCACTTTGGGACTTCAGCAGGGGACAATTTGTTGGAGTTCTTAGTGCATtggattttattttaatattaaGAGAG CTTGGGAATCATGGGTCTAATCTGACAGAGGAAGAGCTTGAAACACATACTATAGCTGCTTGGAAAGAAGGAAAAGCATATCTGAATGGACAAATTGATGGTCATGGGAGAGCATTGCCAAGACGTCTCGTCCAT GCCGGGCCATATGATAATTTAAAAGATGTTGCTTTGAAATTTTTGCAAAATGATGTGGCTACCGTTCCAATTATCCATTCATCTTCAGAAGATGGCTCATTTCCACAGCTATTACACCTTGCTTCGCTGTCTGGTATTTTAAAAT GTATTTGCAGATATTTTAGGCATTGTTCTAGCTCATTGCCCATTCTCCAAGCACCAATACGTGCACTTCCTGTGGGTACTCGGGTTCCAGAAATTGGAGAGCCAAATCGTCGGCCATTAGCAATGTTGAGGCCAAGTGCTTCACTTAGTGCAGCTTTAAACCTATTAGTTCAAG CTCAAGTAAGTTCGATACCTGTAGTTGATGATAATGACTCTTTGCTGGATATATATTGTCGGAG TGACATTACAGCTCTGGCTAAAGATAGAGCATATGCACATATTAATCTCAATGAAATGACCATTCAGCAG GCATTGCAGTTGGGACAAGACTCGTACTCTCCTTTTGAGCAGAGAAGTCAAAGATGTCAGATGTGTTTACGCTCTGATTCGCTTCATAAAGTGATGGAGAGATTAGCCAATCCAG GTGTCAGACGACTTGTCATTGTTGAAGCTGGCAGTAAGCGGGTTGAAGGCATTGTTTCACTAAGTGACGTTTTCAAGTTCTTGCTTGGTTAG
- the LOC133708105 gene encoding cell division cycle protein 48 homolog, which yields MALQSALPFEMYNQFADQSSNSNKATKRDFSNVHGSDDGDGGAILVHAMKRIKLSSDNGDSSQMKTKEKEIGYEDVGGVRKQMAQIRELVELPLKQPKLFKFIGVKPPKGILLYGPPGSGKTLIARAIANETGALFLCINGPEIMSKMAGESESNLRKVFEEAEKNAPCIVFIDEIDSIAPKREKSNGEVERRIVSQLLTLMDRMKSKGRVVVIGATNRPNSIDTALRRCGRFDREIDIGVPDEAGRLEVLRIHTKNMKLGEDVELEKIAKETHGYVGADLAALCTEAALQCIRENMDEIDWEDQQTLDAAMLGSMKVGNEHFRIALRASNPSALRETAVEVPNVTWDAIGGLEKVKRELQETVQYPVEHPEKFEKYGMSPSKGVLFYGPPGCGKTLLAKAIANECQANFISIKGPELLTSGFGESEANVREIFDKARGSAPCVLLFDELDSIATQRSSNAGGGGAADRVLNQLLTEMDGLSAKKTVFVIGATNRPDIIDPALLRPGRLDQLIYIPLPDEESRCEIFKACLRKSPVSKDVNIRALAKSTRGFSGADITEICQRACKYAIRENIGNDIKREMSRSENCEDMEEDEVAEIRADHFVESMKYARRSVSDSDIRKYKAYAQALQQSRGFGTDQFKIAGSGSHAAV from the coding sequence ATGGCTCTCCAATCTGCTCTGCCATTTGAAATGTACAACCAATTCGCCGATCAATCCTCCAATTCCAATAAGGCCACAAAGAGGGACTTCAGCAATGTTCACGGTTCCGATGATGGCGATGGCGGCGCAATCTTGGTCCATGCAATGAAAAGAATCAAGCTCTCATCAGATAATGGTGACTCGTCTCAGATGAAGACGAAGGAGAAGGAAATTGGGTACGAAGACGTAGGTGGTGTGAGGAAGCAGATGGCTCAGATTCGTGAGTTAGTGGAGCTTCCATTGAAGCAACCCAAGTTGTTTAAGTTCATTGGAGTGAAGCCTCCAAAGGGTATTCTTCTATACGGCCCCCCTGGCTCGGGCAAGACTCTGATTGCCCGAGCCATCGCGAACGAGACGGGGGCCTTGTTTTTGTGCATTAACGGGCCGGAGATCATGTCGAAAATGGCTGGGGAGAGTGAGAGCAATCTAAGGAAGGTTTTCGAGGAAGCGGAGAAGAACGCACCGTGTATTGTGTTTATAGATGAGATTGACTCGATTGCtccgaagagagagaagagtaaTGGGGAAGTTGAGAGGAGGATTGTTTCACAGCTCTTGACACTCATGGACCGTATGAAGTCGAAAGGGCGTGTGGTTGTTATTGGGGCGACCAATCGGCCTAATAGTATTGACACGGCTCTTAGGAGGTGTGGAAGATTTGATAGGGAGATAGATATTGGTGTTCCAGATGAGGCCGGGCGGCTTGAGGTGCTTCGAATCCATACCAAGAACATGAAGCTTGGTGAGGATGTGGAGTTGGAGAAGATAGCTAAGGAGACACATGGGTATGTTGGGGCAGATTTAGCTGCATTGTGCACTGAGGCTGCGCTTCAATGCATAAGAGAGAATATGGATGAGATTGACTGGGAAGATCAGCAGACATTAGATGCTGCGATGCTTGGCTCTATGAAAGTTGGAAATGAGCACTTTCGGATTGCTTTGCGAGCAAGCAACCCTTCTGCTCTTCGCGAAACGGCTGTGGAGGTGCCGAATGTGACTTGGGATGCTATCGGGGGTCTGGAGAAAGTGAAGAGGGAACTTCAGGAGACTGTTCAGTATCCAGTTGAGCATCCTGAGAAGTTTGAGAAATATGGGATGTCACCCTCAAAGGGGGTTCTTTTCTATGGCCCTCCTGGGTGTGGTAAGACCCTTTTGGCCAAGGCTATTGCCAATGAGTGTCAGGCAAATTTTATTAGTATCAAGGGGCCTGAGTTGCTTACTAGTGGGTTTGGAGAGAGTGAGGCGAATGTGAGGGAAATTTTCGACAAGGCTAGAGGGTCTGCTCCCTGTGTCCTCTTGTTTGATGAACTCGATTCCATTGCTACTCAGAGAAGTAGTAATGCTGGAGGTGGTGGTGCTGCTGATAGGGTTTTGAACCAACTCCTTACAGAAATGGATGGATTGTCTGCTAAGAAAACTGTCTTTGTTATTGGGGCCACCAATAGACCTGACATTATAGACCCTGCACTTCTCCGTCCAGGACGTCTGGATCAATTGATTTACATCCCTCTCCCTGATGAGGAATCCCGCTGTGAAATATTCAAGGCTTGCTTGAGGAAGTCTCCAGTTTCCAAAGATGTGAACATCAGAGCACTTGCAAAGAGCACTCGAGGATTTAGTGGTGCTGATATCACAGAAATATGCCAGCGTGCTTGCAAATATGCCATTAGAGAGAACATTGGGAATGATATCAAGAGGGAGATGAGCAGAAGTGAGAATTGTGAAGATATGGAGGAGGATGAAGTGGCAGAGATCAGGGCCGATCACTTTGTGGAGTCAATGAAGTATGCTCGTAGAAGTGTTAGTGATTCCGATATCCGCAAATACAAGGCATATGCTCAGGCATTGCAGCAGTCTAGAGGGTTTGGAACAGACCAGTTCAAAATTGCAGGGAGCGGTTCTCATGCTGCTGTCTGA
- the LOC133708107 gene encoding uncharacterized protein LOC133708107 isoform X1 yields MAKDRAEELSEDEKRALRGSKFAPLPSLPPPRSQPRLAHPGGPLTTNKAAALAKFLERKLQDPDGLGTMNPQLVERAVQNAKRTVFASAASNSQGRIRHVNSFGDSESEDPLQQEEEENVGNSEPKKNKKNKKKKKKNKQKIVEDIGGAVVKKPKKKKLKL; encoded by the exons ATGGCCAAGGACAGAGCAGAAGAGTTAAGCGAAGACGAAAAGAGGGCCTTAAGAGGCAGCAAATTCGCTCCCCTCCCATCTTTACCGCCTCCTCGATCCCAACCCAG GTTGGCTCATCCAGGGGGTCCGTTGACGACGAACAAGGCGGCGGCGTTGGCGAAATTTCTAGAAAGAAAGCTGCAGGATCCGGATGGATTGGGCACCATGAATCCACAGCTAGTTGAACGCGCTGTTCAGAACGCAAAACGCACCGTTTTCGCAA GTGCAGCTTCTAATTCTCAAGGAAGAATACGACATGTCAACTCCTTCGGTGACTCTGAGTCTGAG GACCCTCTtcagcaagaagaagaagaaaatgtggGAAACTCTGAGcccaaaaagaataaaaagaataagaagaagaagaagaagaacaagcaaAAG ATAGTGGAGGACATTGGGGGTGCTGTGGTAAAAaagccgaagaagaagaagttaaaATTGTGA
- the LOC133708107 gene encoding uncharacterized protein LOC133708107 isoform X2: MAKDRAEELSEDEKRALRGSKFAPLPSLPPPRSQPRLAHPGGPLTTNKAAALAKFLERKLQDPDGLGTMNPQLVERAVQNAKRTVFASAASNSQGRIRHVNSFGDSESEDPLQQEEEENVGNSEPKKNKKNKKKKKKNKQKVASEKFAIDG, from the exons ATGGCCAAGGACAGAGCAGAAGAGTTAAGCGAAGACGAAAAGAGGGCCTTAAGAGGCAGCAAATTCGCTCCCCTCCCATCTTTACCGCCTCCTCGATCCCAACCCAG GTTGGCTCATCCAGGGGGTCCGTTGACGACGAACAAGGCGGCGGCGTTGGCGAAATTTCTAGAAAGAAAGCTGCAGGATCCGGATGGATTGGGCACCATGAATCCACAGCTAGTTGAACGCGCTGTTCAGAACGCAAAACGCACCGTTTTCGCAA GTGCAGCTTCTAATTCTCAAGGAAGAATACGACATGTCAACTCCTTCGGTGACTCTGAGTCTGAG GACCCTCTtcagcaagaagaagaagaaaatgtggGAAACTCTGAGcccaaaaagaataaaaagaataagaagaagaagaagaagaacaagcaaAAGGTTGCTAGTGAGAAGTTTGCCATTGATGG ATAG